From Anaerohalosphaera lusitana, one genomic window encodes:
- the pilM gene encoding type IV pilus assembly protein PilM yields MASAVNGVWAIDIGANSLKALHMVQGDEGPEVIDFDYLEHSTMLAGMDLSDEEKSEIAEETLGKFLQRHHIEKEQVAVSIAGQNSFARFIKLPPVEDKKIPEIVRFEAVQQIPFEINEVEWDWQLMENPNSSDTEVGIFAIKNELIDQAMGPFNREGLQVGCVQISPMALYNYLCFDRDDLASGGGKPIVILDMGCENTDLIVCTKDSVWQRTIRMGGNAFTEAVAEKFNLSFKKAEKLKRTAPTSKYIRQIFGAMKPVYTDLGGEVQRSLGFYNSSGGSKGFARVIALGGGMRLKGVDKYLQKTLGVPVTKLESFKKLQLSEEASSAEFHENVSDYGVAYGLGVQALGEAKLDTNLLPKKVARQMAWARKSKFLMVAACMVLAAMILSLAKAAYDNSAYSARSSLRNENERVIREGVDAQSAYEEQVGRDEPLEEKFQEHLSYFKYRDTIPSLLEKIIYCLPNEEHNPEQAELYQAYRAGNVDAIKQVPRDERKVLFVTSVSSDFALSLEDAAFDDDKRPGRRRSDDSGQDQQQQMPFMPGMFGPGMDPGMFGPGGMPGMPGGPGGPGGAAQRRSHGAGEEEEEEEEDSSGFTVVIEGYSPYKDLGEIMDPVGVADDQEKWGFITRLANLTELDPETQFRLFEKGKVSHFSYETGEVDLKSKEMPGGIGIEKEIRRVPLEEEEQDNNLNNRRRWGGRASDRDVVETEEVLVDPLTNEEMSKTFDLYTAEEVANDPDLANRDIGRKKTDRYNGEPKYIVRDHWFRIKAKFEWRDAPEIEVEDK; encoded by the coding sequence ATGGCCTCAGCAGTTAACGGAGTATGGGCAATTGACATTGGCGCCAACTCTCTCAAAGCCTTGCATATGGTGCAGGGAGATGAAGGTCCTGAAGTCATCGATTTTGATTATCTCGAGCACAGCACGATGCTGGCGGGGATGGATCTGTCGGATGAGGAAAAATCAGAGATTGCCGAAGAAACGCTGGGCAAATTCCTTCAACGCCATCACATCGAAAAAGAGCAGGTAGCGGTCTCCATTGCAGGTCAGAACAGCTTCGCTCGTTTCATTAAGCTGCCTCCGGTGGAAGACAAGAAGATCCCGGAGATCGTCCGCTTTGAAGCCGTTCAGCAGATCCCCTTCGAGATCAACGAAGTCGAGTGGGACTGGCAGTTGATGGAGAATCCCAACAGCTCCGATACCGAGGTTGGGATCTTTGCGATTAAGAACGAGCTCATCGATCAGGCTATGGGGCCTTTCAACAGGGAAGGGCTGCAGGTTGGCTGTGTGCAGATAAGCCCGATGGCTCTTTATAATTATCTTTGCTTTGATCGTGATGATCTCGCATCCGGGGGAGGCAAGCCCATTGTTATTCTTGATATGGGCTGCGAAAACACCGACCTGATCGTCTGCACCAAAGACTCTGTCTGGCAGCGAACGATCAGAATGGGCGGAAATGCCTTTACAGAAGCTGTGGCCGAGAAGTTCAACCTGAGCTTCAAGAAAGCTGAGAAACTCAAACGGACCGCACCTACCAGTAAGTATATACGACAGATATTTGGAGCCATGAAGCCCGTGTATACCGATCTTGGCGGTGAGGTACAGAGGTCCCTGGGCTTTTATAACAGCAGCGGCGGCAGCAAGGGATTCGCACGCGTGATCGCTCTGGGCGGGGGAATGAGGCTCAAGGGTGTAGATAAGTATCTGCAGAAAACGCTGGGCGTTCCGGTTACCAAGCTTGAATCTTTTAAGAAATTACAGCTTAGTGAAGAAGCCTCTTCCGCTGAATTCCATGAGAATGTTTCTGATTACGGTGTGGCTTATGGTCTTGGTGTTCAGGCTCTGGGCGAGGCGAAGCTGGACACAAATCTGCTGCCTAAGAAGGTCGCCAGGCAGATGGCATGGGCGCGAAAGAGCAAGTTCTTAATGGTCGCCGCTTGTATGGTTCTTGCGGCCATGATACTGAGCCTTGCCAAGGCTGCCTATGACAACAGTGCATACAGTGCACGCAGTTCGCTTCGTAACGAAAACGAACGTGTAATACGAGAGGGTGTCGATGCTCAGAGCGCCTATGAAGAACAAGTGGGCCGTGACGAGCCCCTTGAGGAGAAGTTCCAGGAACACCTGAGCTATTTCAAGTATCGTGATACCATTCCTTCTCTGCTTGAGAAGATCATTTATTGTCTGCCTAATGAGGAGCACAATCCGGAACAGGCTGAACTTTATCAGGCATACAGGGCGGGCAATGTTGATGCGATCAAGCAGGTGCCCCGTGATGAACGCAAGGTTCTTTTTGTAACCAGTGTGAGTTCCGATTTTGCGCTCAGTCTTGAAGACGCTGCTTTCGATGACGACAAGCGTCCCGGACGAAGAAGGAGTGATGATTCAGGCCAGGATCAGCAACAGCAGATGCCGTTCATGCCGGGTATGTTCGGTCCTGGAATGGATCCGGGGATGTTCGGTCCCGGCGGTATGCCCGGTATGCCTGGCGGTCCAGGCGGCCCCGGCGGAGCTGCTCAGAGAAGAAGTCATGGGGCCGGTGAAGAAGAAGAGGAAGAAGAAGAAGATTCTTCCGGCTTTACGGTTGTGATCGAGGGCTACTCGCCCTACAAGGATCTCGGTGAGATCATGGACCCAGTAGGTGTTGCGGATGATCAGGAAAAATGGGGCTTCATAACGAGGTTGGCCAACTTGACCGAGCTCGATCCCGAGACGCAGTTCAGGCTTTTCGAAAAAGGCAAGGTAAGCCACTTCAGTTATGAGACAGGTGAAGTTGACCTTAAATCCAAGGAGATGCCTGGCGGTATCGGTATCGAAAAAGAGATCCGCCGTGTGCCTCTTGAAGAAGAGGAGCAGGACAATAACCTCAACAACAGGAGGCGTTGGGGCGGAAGGGCCAGTGATCGGGATGTAGTCGAGACCGAAGAGGTACTGGTCGATCCGCTCACGAATGAAGAGATGAGCAAGACTTTTGATCTGTATACGGCTGAGGAAGTGGCCAATGATCCGGATCTTGCAAATCGGGATATAGGTCGCAAGAAGACCGACAGATACAATGGCGAACCGAAGTATATCGTCCGGGACCACTGGTTCCGGATAAAGGCAAAATTCGAGTGGCGGGATGCCCCCGAGATCGAAGTTGAGGACAAGTAA
- the kdsB gene encoding 3-deoxy-manno-octulosonate cytidylyltransferase: MKTIIVIPARYDSTRFPGKVLADDTGKFLVQHTYERALCAENADEVLIATDSEKVLRACESFGAKAVMTSGTHQSGTDRIAEAVTQSDAELVVNLQADEPEIDPAYIDKLIDLLKSDEGSQMATLVSGFGNPDQVKDPNVVKVVTQVNGRAIYFSRSPIPFSRESNGVGDLDNYLRHLGVYAYRREFLTAFTSLPQGELEKTEKLEQLRALENGYSIITGKVEHTWDGIDTAEQYAQFVKRIKG; this comes from the coding sequence GTGAAGACGATTATAGTTATACCTGCTCGTTACGATTCAACTCGCTTCCCCGGTAAGGTTCTCGCTGATGATACCGGCAAATTCCTCGTTCAGCATACATATGAGCGGGCACTTTGCGCTGAGAATGCTGACGAGGTTCTGATCGCAACTGACAGTGAGAAGGTGCTGCGGGCCTGCGAATCATTCGGCGCGAAGGCGGTGATGACTTCCGGAACGCACCAGAGCGGTACTGACAGGATCGCCGAAGCTGTCACGCAAAGTGATGCTGAACTGGTTGTGAATCTGCAGGCAGACGAACCGGAGATCGATCCGGCATATATTGACAAGCTGATCGATCTGCTGAAATCGGATGAAGGGTCGCAGATGGCAACGCTGGTTTCCGGATTCGGGAATCCGGATCAGGTGAAGGACCCTAATGTTGTCAAAGTGGTTACGCAGGTCAACGGCAGGGCGATCTATTTCTCGCGTTCGCCGATACCGTTTTCGCGGGAAAGCAATGGAGTCGGTGATCTGGATAATTACCTCAGGCATCTGGGTGTGTACGCATACAGACGCGAATTCCTGACGGCGTTTACGTCATTGCCGCAAGGTGAACTGGAAAAAACGGAAAAACTCGAACAGCTCCGGGCATTGGAGAACGGATACTCGATCATAACAGGCAAAGTAGAGCATACGTGGGACGGGATTGACACTGCCGAGCAGTATGCACAGTTCGTAAAAAGGATCAAAGGATAG
- a CDS encoding CTP synthase has protein sequence MAKYNITADSRDLLAKVSDVSTDTEYFSPIPNGYKKGQTRYVIVMGTVMSGLGKGIFASSMAKLMQDKGLRVAPIKLEGYLNIDSGTLNPFRHGEVFVLDDGMECDMDLGTYERMLDKDLSSANFSTSGQIYSSVLRKERHGDYLGRDVQMIPHVTGEVKLKLRRLAMASEADIVFVEIGGTAGDLENAFYIEAMRELAYEEGPGSCCFVGLTYILEPQALGEQKSKAAQLGIKQLMQMGIQPDIVACRASNPVSEQARQKISVFSNVPYERVFSMHDCPSIYTVPAMLRDCGIDFEVIRLLGIEDRIDLRAERRAWAKWSDFTDKIESEKREVTIGITGKYTSVRDSYASIINALEHAGILLGTKVKIKWIETTEIAADNADELLADVDGIIVPGGFGTRGTEGKIACVKYARENDLPYLGICLGFQTAVIEFARNVCGMKDANSTEVDPECKQGVIDILPEQKKIEGLGGNMRLGGRDIKIKKDTKAWELFNKAESARMRFRHRYEVDPEYIDTFEDKGMVFSGKAPNQPIMQILEIPSHPFFMATQAHPELTSRPIRSQPFFAGLVAAAGRKRYPTENLPQFLDAAREICFR, from the coding sequence ATGGCCAAATACAATATCACAGCGGACAGCAGGGACCTACTAGCAAAAGTCAGTGACGTCTCTACGGATACTGAGTATTTCTCGCCCATACCCAACGGCTACAAGAAGGGCCAGACACGTTACGTCATCGTGATGGGTACCGTGATGAGCGGGCTGGGAAAAGGCATATTCGCGTCATCCATGGCCAAGTTGATGCAGGACAAGGGCCTGCGGGTTGCTCCGATAAAGCTCGAGGGGTATCTGAACATTGATTCGGGTACGCTCAATCCGTTCAGGCACGGTGAAGTTTTCGTGCTGGATGACGGTATGGAATGCGATATGGACCTGGGTACCTACGAGCGCATGCTGGACAAGGACCTGAGCAGTGCGAATTTCTCGACCAGCGGCCAGATCTACAGCTCCGTTCTTCGCAAGGAGAGGCACGGCGACTATCTGGGGCGTGATGTTCAGATGATCCCGCATGTGACGGGTGAAGTTAAGCTCAAGCTGCGAAGACTAGCAATGGCCAGTGAAGCGGATATAGTGTTTGTCGAGATAGGCGGTACGGCCGGCGACCTGGAAAACGCCTTCTATATCGAGGCGATGCGTGAGCTTGCTTACGAAGAAGGGCCGGGAAGCTGCTGTTTTGTAGGTCTTACATATATTCTCGAACCCCAGGCTCTGGGTGAGCAGAAATCCAAGGCTGCCCAGCTAGGCATCAAGCAGCTCATGCAGATGGGTATCCAGCCTGACATCGTAGCATGTCGCGCGAGTAATCCTGTCAGCGAACAAGCCAGACAGAAAATAAGTGTCTTCAGTAATGTACCCTACGAGCGTGTGTTCAGCATGCATGACTGCCCGAGCATTTATACGGTTCCTGCAATGCTGCGTGATTGCGGCATCGATTTCGAGGTGATCCGCCTGCTGGGTATCGAGGACAGGATCGATCTTCGTGCCGAACGCAGGGCGTGGGCGAAATGGTCAGATTTCACGGACAAGATCGAGAGTGAAAAACGCGAAGTGACAATTGGTATCACCGGCAAATACACGTCGGTGCGTGACAGTTACGCTTCGATCATCAACGCCTTGGAACATGCGGGCATACTGCTGGGCACTAAGGTGAAAATTAAATGGATCGAGACGACGGAAATCGCCGCTGACAATGCTGATGAGCTTTTGGCAGATGTTGACGGGATCATAGTGCCGGGCGGGTTTGGTACGCGAGGCACGGAGGGCAAGATCGCTTGTGTCAAATACGCTCGTGAGAATGATCTGCCTTATCTTGGTATATGCCTGGGCTTCCAGACAGCGGTAATAGAATTTGCACGCAATGTTTGCGGCATGAAAGATGCTAACAGCACCGAGGTTGATCCGGAATGCAAGCAGGGCGTTATTGACATACTGCCCGAGCAAAAGAAGATCGAAGGGCTGGGCGGTAACATGCGCCTGGGCGGACGCGATATCAAGATCAAGAAGGATACCAAGGCATGGGAGCTGTTCAACAAGGCCGAGTCCGCCAGAATGAGGTTCCGCCACCGTTATGAAGTGGACCCTGAGTATATCGACACCTTCGAGGATAAGGGAATGGTATTTAGCGGAAAGGCGCCGAATCAGCCTATCATGCAGATACTGGAAATACCCTCGCACCCATTTTTTATGGCGACCCAGGCACATCCTGAGCTGACGTCACGTCCGATCAGGTCACAGCCGTTCTTTGCGGGTCTTGTTGCGGCAGCGGGCCGCAAAAGATATCCCACGGAAAATCTGCCCCAATTCCTCGATGCAGCACGAGAAATATGCTTCAGGTAA
- the queG gene encoding tRNA epoxyqueuosine(34) reductase QueG: MAFELGFDLVGFTTAEPVSEKHSARLRDWLASGHAGDMHYMGRNFDKRTNPRALLPNARSVICVGLNYRTTKNGKPGAFANYALYEDYHKFVKDRLYMLAVEIKERVSPDRFKFKVCVDTVPLAERAIAERAGLGFIGKNRMLINPRLGGQILLGELVSTLDLPADNPIKNKCDGCNHCVEACPTGALHIDGTLDASRCISYLSMEHKGDIDEQLAGKMDGQLFGCDRCMLACPFEKIAPIRHNSDIRYFPERCNITAEQVLHWDEKDFLKVLSDSPCDRAGLAGIKRNARIAMANRKHDEH; this comes from the coding sequence ATGGCTTTTGAGCTGGGCTTTGACCTGGTCGGTTTCACAACCGCTGAGCCGGTGAGTGAAAAACACTCAGCCAGACTGCGTGATTGGCTGGCAAGCGGTCACGCGGGTGATATGCATTATATGGGTCGCAATTTCGACAAACGAACGAATCCGCGTGCTCTGCTGCCCAACGCGCGTTCGGTTATATGTGTCGGTCTCAACTATCGGACAACGAAAAATGGTAAGCCTGGTGCTTTTGCCAATTACGCTTTGTACGAAGATTACCACAAGTTCGTCAAGGATCGGCTATATATGTTGGCGGTTGAGATCAAAGAGCGAGTAAGTCCGGACCGATTCAAGTTCAAGGTCTGCGTCGACACGGTACCTTTGGCAGAGCGGGCAATTGCTGAGCGTGCGGGACTGGGCTTTATCGGTAAAAACCGCATGCTGATCAATCCACGACTCGGCGGTCAGATATTGCTGGGCGAGCTTGTGAGCACGCTTGACCTGCCAGCCGACAACCCCATTAAAAATAAGTGTGACGGCTGCAATCACTGTGTTGAAGCATGCCCCACAGGGGCCCTTCACATTGACGGCACACTCGACGCATCAAGGTGCATCAGTTATTTGAGCATGGAGCACAAGGGCGATATAGATGAACAGCTAGCCGGCAAGATGGACGGACAGCTTTTCGGCTGTGACCGCTGTATGCTGGCTTGCCCTTTTGAAAAGATCGCCCCAATCAGGCATAATTCAGATATTCGCTACTTCCCCGAGAGATGTAACATAACGGCCGAGCAGGTTCTGCACTGGGACGAGAAGGACTTTCTGAAGGTGTTGTCAGATTCACCATGCGACCGAGCCGGACTTGCGGGAATAAAGCGAAACGCCCGCATTGCAATGGCCAACAGAAAACATGACGAACATTAA
- a CDS encoding PTS sugar transporter subunit IIA, whose product MFIKDDRNSVNADSQSSRPKPGTALVDKACIGFMDKCSKQAALNSLVDLIGKSKDVSDVDEVRTAIFHRETLMSTGIGLGLAFPHARLSSVKKPAMAVGLCREGIDDYESLDNAAVHLVFMIVAGKDQHAQYLRLLASISKKLKVENVRKSLINAPDEDSFYALLKEMGI is encoded by the coding sequence ATGTTTATTAAAGATGACCGAAATTCTGTTAATGCCGACTCTCAAAGCAGCCGCCCAAAGCCCGGAACAGCTCTGGTCGACAAGGCCTGCATCGGTTTCATGGATAAATGCTCCAAACAAGCGGCTCTCAACAGTCTGGTTGACCTGATAGGCAAATCCAAAGACGTTTCAGATGTTGACGAAGTACGCACCGCGATATTCCACAGAGAAACGCTCATGAGTACCGGCATCGGTTTGGGCCTTGCATTTCCCCATGCACGCCTCAGTTCGGTCAAGAAACCGGCAATGGCAGTCGGCTTATGCAGAGAAGGTATTGACGATTACGAGTCGCTCGATAATGCTGCAGTGCATTTGGTCTTCATGATAGTTGCAGGCAAGGATCAGCATGCCCAGTACTTGCGTCTTCTCGCCTCGATCAGCAAAAAGCTCAAAGTGGAGAATGTCCGCAAGTCGCTCATAAACGCACCCGATGAAGACAGCTTTTACGCTCTGCTGAAAGAGATGGGAATTTAG
- a CDS encoding cation:proton antiporter → MEDIGVLLVFGISIFGGLLGASFFQKIRVPQVVGYIAIGLIIGQSGFKLVGTEDIQRLQPFNLFALGVIGFLVGGELKLESFKKYAKQFSAILLGEGLGAFFLVGLASGTALYFVFDSAVLAMAAGIVFGAIASATDPASTMDVLWEYRGRGVLTTSLIAIVALDDALAMTLYGIGTGVAELMTSSDGSILEQLKVVGIELFGAVAVGFVFALALRFILMRVHQKERSLAFALGLILLLIGIASKSNMDVILAAMTLGFVLTNIVPRQSEELFGLLRGVSVPIYVLFFVLVGARIGLANMPAWLWGIVAIYVLGRSIGKMGGAYLGAKLTNSPVVVQRYLGMGLFAQGGVAIGLSIMASHHLGEIEVQPGLMLGDVIVFGVTATTLIVQLIGPAMAKLAIKFADEIGRNITREDVIESLKVEDVMDKDVLAIRDSEPLINAVDTFVENDFFVYPVVDRSNQIVGIISIEGLKNILADQEAWHWLVASDVMQPADDKAVRSAPLKNTLETMVELRIDQMPVVQTEGAGEPIGMLDLAHVRERVSIELLKRQQPAIA, encoded by the coding sequence ATGGAAGATATTGGTGTTCTGCTCGTATTTGGTATAAGCATCTTCGGCGGCCTCCTCGGCGCATCCTTCTTCCAGAAGATCCGTGTACCCCAGGTAGTGGGTTACATCGCAATAGGCCTGATCATCGGCCAGAGCGGCTTCAAGCTTGTCGGTACTGAGGACATCCAGCGGCTCCAGCCTTTCAATCTTTTTGCCCTGGGTGTGATCGGCTTTCTCGTAGGCGGTGAGCTCAAGCTCGAGAGCTTCAAAAAGTATGCAAAACAGTTCAGCGCGATTCTCCTCGGCGAAGGGCTCGGAGCATTCTTCCTGGTGGGTCTGGCAAGCGGCACAGCCCTGTATTTTGTCTTCGACAGTGCTGTACTTGCCATGGCAGCCGGAATAGTTTTCGGCGCTATCGCTTCCGCCACGGACCCAGCCTCTACCATGGATGTGCTCTGGGAATACCGCGGCAGGGGAGTTCTCACCACATCATTGATCGCGATCGTCGCACTCGATGACGCCCTCGCCATGACCCTCTATGGCATCGGCACCGGCGTTGCCGAACTCATGACTAGCAGTGACGGCTCCATCCTCGAACAGCTCAAAGTGGTTGGGATCGAGCTGTTTGGAGCGGTGGCCGTGGGCTTTGTCTTCGCCCTCGCACTGCGGTTCATTCTCATGCGTGTCCACCAGAAAGAACGCAGCCTCGCATTCGCACTGGGCCTGATCCTGCTCCTCATAGGAATCGCCAGCAAAAGCAACATGGACGTGATACTCGCCGCGATGACTCTTGGCTTTGTACTGACCAACATTGTCCCGCGCCAGAGCGAAGAGCTGTTCGGCCTCCTGCGTGGTGTCAGCGTACCGATCTACGTACTGTTCTTCGTCCTCGTCGGTGCCCGCATAGGCCTTGCGAACATGCCAGCCTGGCTGTGGGGCATCGTTGCCATATATGTACTCGGCCGCAGCATAGGCAAAATGGGCGGAGCATACCTCGGCGCAAAACTCACGAACAGCCCTGTCGTTGTCCAGAGGTATCTCGGAATGGGCCTCTTTGCCCAGGGCGGCGTTGCTATAGGTCTTTCCATCATGGCCAGTCATCACCTCGGCGAGATAGAGGTCCAGCCGGGCCTTATGCTCGGAGATGTGATAGTCTTCGGCGTCACCGCCACCACCCTGATCGTTCAGTTGATCGGCCCTGCAATGGCAAAACTCGCCATTAAATTCGCCGACGAGATAGGCAGGAACATCACACGCGAAGACGTGATCGAATCGCTCAAGGTCGAAGACGTTATGGACAAGGACGTGCTCGCAATACGTGACAGCGAACCCCTCATAAACGCGGTTGATACCTTCGTCGAGAACGACTTTTTCGTTTACCCCGTGGTCGACCGTTCGAACCAGATCGTCGGTATCATCTCCATCGAGGGTCTGAAAAACATCCTGGCCGATCAGGAGGCCTGGCACTGGCTTGTAGCATCCGATGTTATGCAGCCTGCAGACGATAAAGCCGTCAGATCGGCCCCACTGAAAAATACTCTGGAAACGATGGTCGAATTGCGGATCGATCAGATGCCGGTCGTTCAGACAGAGGGCGCAGGCGAACCCATCGGAATGCTCGACCTCGCCCACGTGCGGGAAAGAGTCAGCATCGAACTGTTAAAACGCCAGCAGCCTGCTATCGCATAA
- the rnpA gene encoding ribonuclease P protein component produces MTSKVLTWPPRPYNPGKPALDRLFFRKHQRIKDNAEFRRILSRHCCAGRGFVRVYAWPSKTDTSRLGVSVSRRCGNAVNRNRLKRLARESFRLEQNNIPAPFDYLLIYAPKMSNRGSGACRDLSELTFGDIRCIFLDLARKSAEKAGIKAENQS; encoded by the coding sequence ATGACTAGCAAAGTTCTGACCTGGCCACCAAGGCCTTATAATCCCGGAAAACCTGCATTGGACCGATTGTTCTTCAGAAAACACCAACGCATAAAAGATAACGCCGAATTCAGGCGCATTCTCAGCCGGCATTGCTGCGCTGGCCGCGGTTTCGTGCGTGTCTATGCATGGCCCAGCAAAACCGACACAAGCAGGCTTGGTGTGTCGGTTTCAAGACGTTGCGGAAACGCGGTCAACCGCAATCGTCTTAAAAGACTCGCCCGCGAATCATTTCGCCTTGAACAGAACAACATTCCCGCCCCATTTGACTATTTGTTAATATATGCGCCGAAAATGTCGAATAGAGGAAGTGGTGCCTGCCGCGATCTCTCAGAGCTGACATTCGGGGACATCAGATGCATCTTCCTGGATCTGGCTCGAAAAAGCGCTGAAAAGGCAGGTATTAAAGCAGAAAATCAGAGTTGA
- a CDS encoding MerR family transcriptional regulator, which produces MTNKNDLVQIGKAAEQAGVSRQSLQYYLMVGVVEPTEVTDTGRRLFDGDAIEKIKLVRKLNESGYPLRAIRDLFMQGKFGQKD; this is translated from the coding sequence GTGACCAATAAAAATGACCTAGTACAGATAGGCAAAGCCGCCGAGCAGGCAGGGGTATCGCGCCAGAGCCTTCAATACTATCTGATGGTTGGGGTAGTAGAGCCGACAGAGGTTACCGATACCGGACGAAGACTGTTCGATGGTGACGCAATAGAGAAGATCAAGCTGGTTCGCAAACTTAACGAAAGCGGCTATCCGCTGCGGGCAATCAGGGACCTTTTTATGCAGGGCAAGTTTGGACAAAAGGACTAA
- a CDS encoding MlaD family protein — protein sequence MADYNTQQRHRNTIVGGFVIIAFCALIWMIAMFGELPVMATEWTSYEITAEFPQSAGIHKTTPVRYVGYPVGKVTQVAEPQFNLVETPQGKISQPKVTVRIAIDQDYSMIPANVKVRLTTRSMGSSYIELLPNDEEPVPMEDGSVKFLTQGMRLEGYVGAANEFIPEHIQDKLEVLVVKVTDLTTNLNDVLGDVENKKNIQQTLAHIADVTRQAGDAMEKFTSMTEQAGTTLGDISDLTDRADDTLVSIEDLSHSTKNAVLDTVSRLDDALVSVNNILHKIDQGEGTTAKMLNDGKLYENLLDSTKELENALQQFKNFAEEARRDGLKIKL from the coding sequence ATGGCTGACTACAATACGCAGCAGAGACACAGGAATACTATCGTGGGCGGATTCGTTATCATAGCCTTTTGTGCGCTGATATGGATGATCGCGATGTTCGGCGAATTGCCCGTCATGGCCACAGAGTGGACGTCCTACGAAATAACAGCCGAGTTTCCGCAATCCGCCGGAATACACAAAACCACCCCCGTAAGATATGTTGGCTATCCCGTGGGCAAGGTCACGCAGGTCGCTGAACCCCAGTTTAATCTTGTCGAAACCCCGCAAGGTAAAATTTCTCAACCCAAAGTCACAGTCAGGATCGCTATAGATCAGGATTACAGCATGATCCCTGCAAACGTTAAGGTGCGCCTGACCACGAGAAGCATGGGCAGCAGCTACATCGAACTTCTGCCCAATGACGAAGAACCGGTCCCCATGGAAGACGGCAGTGTCAAGTTTCTAACTCAGGGCATGAGGCTGGAAGGCTACGTCGGAGCTGCAAACGAATTCATACCCGAACACATTCAGGATAAACTGGAAGTCCTCGTGGTCAAGGTTACTGACCTTACCACCAATCTCAACGATGTACTTGGCGACGTAGAGAACAAGAAGAACATTCAGCAGACACTTGCTCACATTGCTGATGTAACCAGACAGGCCGGCGATGCCATGGAAAAATTTACCTCAATGACCGAGCAGGCCGGCACTACACTCGGCGATATTTCCGATCTGACCGATCGGGCTGACGATACACTGGTTTCGATCGAGGATCTTTCCCACAGCACTAAAAATGCTGTACTCGATACTGTGTCCAGACTTGATGATGCCCTTGTGTCAGTGAATAACATCCTGCACAAGATTGACCAGGGCGAAGGTACTACCGCTAAAATGCTCAATGACGGCAAACTCTACGAAAATCTGCTCGACAGTACAAAGGAGCTGGAGAATGCTCTGCAGCAGTTCAAGAATTTCGCCGAAGAAGCCAGACGCGACGGCCTGAAGATAAAGCTCTAA